The Castanea sativa cultivar Marrone di Chiusa Pesio chromosome 11, ASM4071231v1 genome contains a region encoding:
- the LOC142617262 gene encoding scarecrow-like protein 22, whose product MKAMPLPFEEFQGKGVLDFSTVSSDSLPHLHQHHHHHHHHHQQQQQLLQKWHHTNKENCYVGTEPTSVLDSRRSPSPPTSTSTLSSSLGNGVASTTAAAAAAAPENHHQPSSQTSLDIGEKCGLGMEDWEGVLSDSSSGQEQSILRLIMGDIEDPSLGLNKLLHQDLEFNSGFGMIDQADAFGCLEMPNNLLPSIDPSADFPFNGGGTNATRLGSVSTPNHNPMFSVATSNNLLPGSLSHSPAMFHHQQQQPVQTIEAVDEKPQIFNPQMINPARFAQNPALFMPTYTQLLEHHLVSQPQAKRRNLCGIGPNYQVPKLPLSESEQDFLRRQQQQQQNQLQMQKVGNNELASQQQQQLLFDQLYQLAELIETGNNPVRAQGILARLNHQLSPIGKPFQRAAFYFKEALQLLLRNTNNTNCNASLSLSSPPPPISLIYKIGAYKSFSEVSPVLQFANFTCNQALLEALDGFDTIHIIDFDIGFGGQWSSLMQELALKQGGGPALKITAFSSPSTHDELELGFSQESLKHFATEINLAFEFEFLSLESLNSGSWPLPLRVSKSEAIAVNLPNGSFSNYPLPLPLVLGFVKQLSPKIVFSLDRGCDQTDVPFPLHIIQAVQSYSGLFESLDAVNVNQDALQRIERYLLQPGIEKIVLGRRHSPDRTPPWRSLFLSSGFSPLTFSNFTESQAECLVQRTPVRGFHVKKNQTSLVLCWQRKELISVSVWRC is encoded by the coding sequence ATGAAGGCCATGCCCCTACCCTTTGAGGAGTTTCAAGGGAAGGGGGTGTTAGATTTCTCTACTGTTTCTTCAGATTCATTACCCCATCTTCACcaacatcaccaccaccaccaccaccaccaccaacaacaacaacaactactaCAAAAGTGGCACCACACCAACAAAGAAAATTGCTATGTGGGCACTGAGCCCACCTCAGTTCTTGACTCAAGAAGAAGCCCCAGCCCTCCAACTTCAACCTCAACTCTGTCTTCCTCTCTTGGCAACGGTGTGGCTtcaacaacagcagcagcagcagcagcggCCCCAGAGAATCATCACCAACCTTCTTCTCAAACCAGCTTAGACATAGGTGAAAAATGTGGGCTTGGAATGGAAGACTGGGAAGGTGTGTTGTCTGATTCCTCATCAGGTCAAGAACAGTCTATTCTGAGATTGATTATGGGGGACATTGAAGACCCATCTCTGGGTCTCAACAAGCTCTTGCATCAAGACCTTGAATTCAACTCAGGTTTTGGTATGATAGATCAAGCTGATGCTTTTGGCTGCCTTGAAATGCCCAACAATTTGTTGCCTAGCATTGACCCTTCTGCTGATTTTCCATTCAATGGTGGTGGCACCAATGCAACTAGGCTTGGCTCAGTTTCGACCCCAAATCACAACCCCATGTTCTCTGTTGCAACAAGTAATAATCTTTTGCCAGGCTCTCTATCTCATTCACCAGCCATGtttcaccatcaacaacaacagcCGGTGCAAACAATTGAAGCTGTAGATGAGAAGCCACAGATTTTCAATCCCCAGATGATAAACCCAGCTCGGTTTGCTCAGAACCCGGCTTTGTTTATGCCTACATATACCCAATTGCTAGAGCATCACCTTGTTTCACAACCTCAGGCGAAAAGGCGTAATCTTTGTGGTATTGGGCCTAATTATCAGGTCCCCAAGTTACCGTTGTCAGAATCGGAGCAAGATTTTCTTCGAagacagcaacagcaacagcaaaaTCAGCTTCAGATGCAGAAAGTGGGGAACAATGAATTGGCAAGCCAACAGCAACAGCAATTGTTATTTGATCAGTTATACCAGTTAGCAGAGCTGATAGAAACTGGAAATAATCCGGTACGTGCGCAAGGGATATTGGCGCGGCTCAATCACCAGCTCTCTCCAATTGGTAAGCCTTTTCAAAGGGCTGCTTTCTATTTCAAGGAGGCCTTGCAATTGCTTCTTCGTAATACTAATAATACTAATTGTAATGCTTCTTTGAGTTtgtcatcaccaccaccacccattAGTCTTATTTACAAGATTGGTGCTTACAAATCATTCTCAGAAGTCTCTCCTGTACTTCAGTTTGCCAATTTTACTTGTAACCAAGCTCTTCTTGAAGCTTTGgatggctttgataccattcacattattgattttgatattggGTTTGGTGGACAATGGTCTTCTCTTATGCAAGAGCTCGCCTTGAAGCAGGGTGGTGGTCCAGCTCTTAAAATCACTGCATTTTCATCCCCATCCACACACGATGAACTCGAGCTTGGTTTCAGTCAAGAGAGCTTGAAACATTTTGCTACTGAGATTAACCTTGCATTTGAGTTTGAATTCTTAAGCCTTGAATCCTTGAACTCTGGTTCTTGGCCACTGCCTCTTCGTGTATCGAAGAGTGAGGCAATAGCAGTGAATCTGCCAAATGGTTCCTTTTCCAACTACCCTCTACCCCTTCCTTTGGTTCTTGGCTTTGTAAAGCAGCTCTCACCGAAAATTGTGTTCTCTTTGGATAGAGGTTGTGATCAAACCGATGTCCCTTTCCCCCTCCACATAATTCAAGCCGTTCAATCTTATTCGGGCCTGTTTGAATCGTTGGATGCTGTTAATGTCAACCAAGATGCCTTGCAAAGGATTGAGAGGTATTTGCTGCAACCAGGAATTGAGAAAATTGTGTTGGGTCGCCGCCATTCACCTGATAGAACGCCTCCATGGAGGAGTCTATTTTTGTCATCCGGATTTTCCCCATTAACGTTCAGCAACTTCACCGAGTCCCAAGCAGAGTGTCTGGTGCAGAGGACTCCAGTTCGGGGATTCCATGtcaaaaagaatcaaacttcACTTGTTCTCTGCTGGCAGCGAAAGGAGCTTATCTCAGTTTCAGTTTGGAGGTGCTGA